The following DNA comes from Halorhabdus tiamatea SARL4B.
GGTCGTCGTCTCGCCCGGCGACCGTTCGGCAGGCCCCCGCGTCCTCGGTCTCGTAGGCCGAAAGCGCGTCTTCAAGCATGTCGGCCGCCGCCCGACCGATCCCGGAGATGTCGAGTTCCGGGAACGGGTCCGGACGACTCGACAGCGCGTACCGGGCGAGGTTGGTCGACAGATCGCCGACACGTTCGAGGTCGGTCGTGATCTTGAAGCTGGCGGCGACGAACCGGAGGTCGCCGGCGACCGGCTGTTCCAGCGCGAAGATGTCGATACAGTCGGCCTCGATGTCGAGGTACCGTCGGTTGACCGTCTCGTCACCCTCGATGACGTCCCGTGCGCGGTCGTCGTCGCCCTCAGTCAGTGCCGAGAGGGCGGCTTTCAGGCGTTCGAGGACGAGTTCGCCCATCTCGAGGACCGCCGTCCGGAGGTCGGCCAGTGCGTGACGGAACTCCTCTCGTGCCATCGGGTTCACCCGAACTTGCCGGTGATGTAGTCCTCGACGCGCTGGTGCTCGGGGTTCTCGAAGATCTTCTCGGTGTCGTCGTACTCGACGAGTTCGCCGCCGGTGAGGAAGACAGCCGTCGTATCCGAGATCCGGGCGGCCTGTTGCATGTTGTGAGTGACGATGACGACCGTGTACTCCTCGGCGAGCTCCTCGATGAGGTCCTCGATCTTCGAGGTCGCGATCGGGTCGAGCGCACTCGCGGGTTCGTCCATCAGGAGGACCTCCGGGTCGACCGCGATCGCGCGGGCAATACAGAGTCGCTGTTGCTGGCCGCCCGAGAGGTCCAGGGCCGATTCGTCGAGTTGGTCCTCGACCTCCTCGAACAGCGCCGCCCGTTTCAGTGCCGTCTCGACCTTCTCGTCCAGGTTCTCGGTCTCGTCCTGGATGCGCAGGCCGTAGGCGACGTTGTCGTAGATCGACTTGGGGAAGGGATTGGGATGCTGGAAGACCATCCCGATCTTCCGGCGCAGCGCGACCGGGTCGACGTCGTCGCCGTAGACGTTCGTCCCTTCGAGGGATAGTTCTCCGTCTATCGTCGCTGTGTCCACGAGGTCGTTCATCCGGTTGATCGACCGGAGGAAGGTGGACTTCCCACAGCCCGAGGGGCCGATGATCGCCGTCACCTGTTGGTTCGGGATCCCCAGGCTCACACTCTGGAGTGCCTGTTCGTCGCCGTAATAGACGCTCAGATCACGGGATTCGATGACCGGATGACCCGTCGTCACCGTGGGTCGATCAGTCGATTCCGTCTCGGACGTCTGGACCGTCGTTGCAATCGTCGGCGAATCGTGTTCACTCATGGTTGTCTCACGTCGATTACTTGTCTCGTTCGTAGCGATTCCGGACGACGACGGCCGTCGCGTTCATGACCAACATCAGGGCCAAGAGTACGATGGCGGTCGCCGGGACGACGCCG
Coding sequences within:
- the phoU gene encoding phosphate signaling complex protein PhoU — translated: MAREEFRHALADLRTAVLEMGELVLERLKAALSALTEGDDDRARDVIEGDETVNRRYLDIEADCIDIFALEQPVAGDLRFVAASFKITTDLERVGDLSTNLARYALSSRPDPFPELDISGIGRAAADMLEDALSAYETEDAGACRTVAGRDDDLDAMCQRASERVARELLERDPEIDAWALETVLDDVASVLLTIRDVERVGDHAVNIAARTLYAVEGDPELIY
- the pstB gene encoding phosphate ABC transporter ATP-binding protein PstB yields the protein MSEHDSPTIATTVQTSETESTDRPTVTTGHPVIESRDLSVYYGDEQALQSVSLGIPNQQVTAIIGPSGCGKSTFLRSINRMNDLVDTATIDGELSLEGTNVYGDDVDPVALRRKIGMVFQHPNPFPKSIYDNVAYGLRIQDETENLDEKVETALKRAALFEEVEDQLDESALDLSGGQQQRLCIARAIAVDPEVLLMDEPASALDPIATSKIEDLIEELAEEYTVVIVTHNMQQAARISDTTAVFLTGGELVEYDDTEKIFENPEHQRVEDYITGKFG